A DNA window from Rhineura floridana isolate rRhiFlo1 chromosome 11, rRhiFlo1.hap2, whole genome shotgun sequence contains the following coding sequences:
- the TMC4 gene encoding transmembrane channel-like protein 4 isoform X2: MDSGRESSIGSREVEAGSSWDRPGPPSLFLQLPSNQTLRFRGNKAAAWGAAWDGAVEATVDPQELVPEFAVGEEEEDSRPLKELPLHLEEKRKLRVLQEQAASRLSGWKLWRMGKQQTLRRLKSQVKSAVSYAEMWRSTLHHIEGHFGTGIQSYFNFLRFLVLMNFVASLLVVGFVVAPNVAFELQGFNQTSHQNKSSVNASCLHYNPTPQGLVSYFSYIMDLLSGKGFMELTYLFYGYYQNSAVDFVGFSYNVPVAYLLTAFFYLLFCLTWIVRRSVYCLKCSLVSEDTSLGSYSNKVFAGWDFGLMQHTAVQLKHKSIRYELRMDLEEEAVRRCQAEMTTAQRVTLYALRGLLNFLVLGLLGGSFYCIFLATTYSQWLQGRTDSPVKGKYFLELLVNYLPSIVITAANLIVPMIFGIIVQLEKYPLSFEIKITLLRNVFLRLASLVVLLMSLWTQITCNGDQQNPACQNCGYNNHLHPCWETSVGQEMYKLLIFDLLIMLLVMMFVDFPRKMLVTYFPSCPLLKLWGQQEFMVPSNVLDLVYGQTLCWTGALFCPLLPVLNTIKYIAVFYLKKLTLYANCRPAERTFRSSSSNFFFLLVLILGLTISCVPALYSMFVLPPSKACGPFRGEPTMWNTVSSAISELPHTARDFLGFVSSVAFAAPLFLLLSILMFYLKALADSYNSMVKGLKGQLRLVSGS; this comes from the exons ATGGACAGTGGTCGGGAAAGCAGCATTGGGAGCAGAGAAGTTGAGGCAG GGTCCAGCTGGGATCGCCCTGGTCCCCCATCTCTCTTCCTCCAGCTACCAAGCAACCAGACCCTACGTTTCCGTGGCAACAAGGCAGCAGCATGGGGAGCTGCTTGGGATGGGGCAGTGGAAGCCACAGTTGACCCTCAAGAACTTGTCCCAGAATTTGcggtgggggaggaagaggaagacagCAGACCGCTGAAAGAGCTGCCCCTCCACCTTGAGGAGAAACGGAAACTCAG AGTTCTGCAGGAGCAGGCAGCCAGCAGACTCAGCGGTTGGAAGCTTTGGCGTATGGGGAAGCAACAGACGCTACGTCGTCTCAAGTCTCAGGTGAAGTCAGCAGTCTCCTATGCTGAGATGTGGCGGAGCACACTTCACCACATTGAAG GCCACTTTggaacaggaatccagtcctactTTAACTTCCTGCGCTTCTTGGTCCTGATGAATTTTGTTGCCTCCCTGCTGGTGGTGGGATTTGTGGTCGCTCCGAATGTGGCATTTGAACTGCAGGGCTTCAATCAGACGAGTCACCAGAACAAAAGTTCAG TGAATGCATCTTGTCTCCATTACAACCCCACACCTCAAGGCTTGGTCAGCTACTTTTCCTACATCATGGATCTTCTGTCGGGCAAG GGTTTCATGGAGCTCACCTACCTGTTCTATGGCTACTACCAAAATTCAGCTGTCGATTTTGTTGGCTTCTCGTACAATGTCCCTGTCGCATATCTGCTTACAGCGTTCTTCTACCTTCTCTTCTGCCTGACATGGATTGTACGGAG ATCAGTCTATTGTCTCAAATGCAGCCTGGTTAGCGAAGATACTTCCCTTGGATCATACAGTAACAAAGTATTTGCCGGCTGGGATTTTGGCCTGATGCAACACACAGCAGTGCAGTTAAAGCACAAGAGTATTCGCTATGAACTGCGG ATGGATCTGGAAGAGGAGGCAGTTCGCAGATGCCAGGCGGAGATGACCACAGCACAGCGAGTCACTCTCTATGCCCTCCGAGGCCTACTCAACTTTCTGGTTTTGGGGCTGCTAGGGGGATCTTTTTACTGCATCTTCCTGGCGACGACATATTCCCAGTGGCTGCAGGGAAGG ACTGACTCCCCAGTCAAAGGCAAATACTTTCTGGAGCTGCTGGTGAATTATCTCCCATCGATTGTCATCACAGCTGCCAATCTCATTGTCCCAATGATCTTTGGGATTATTGTTCAACTAGAGAAATATCCGCTCAGCTTTGAAATCAAAATCACGCTTCTCAG GAATGTCTTCCTCCGTCTTGCGAGCCTGGTGGTTCTCCTCATGTCGCTTTGGACCCAGATCACCTGTAATGGGGACCAACAGAACCCTGCGTGTCAGAACTGTGGCTATAACAATCACCTTCACCCG TGCTGGGAGACCTCTGTGGGGCAGGAGATGTACAAACTGCTGATCTTCGACTTGCTTATCATGCTGCTTGTGATGATGTTTGTGGACTTTCCAAGAAA GATGCTGGTGACTTACTTCCCCTCCTGCCCCTTGTTAAAATTGTGGGGGCAACAGGAGTTCATGGTGCCCTCCAACGTTCTGGACCTGGTGTACGGGCAGACCCTATGCTGGACGGGTGCTCTTTTCTGCCCCCTGCTGCCTGTGCTCAACACCATCAAGTACATTGCAGTCTTCTACTTGAAAAAG CTAACCCTCTATGCCAATTGCCGTCCAGCTGAACGGACATTCCGTTCCTCCAGTTCCAACTTCTTTTTCCTGTTGGTTTTGATCTTGGGTTTGACTATTTCCTGTGTCCCTGCCCTCTACAGCATGTTTGT TTTGCCACCTTCAAAGGCCTGTGGCCCATTCCGGGGTGAGCCCACTATGTGGAACACTGTCAGCAGTGCTATCTCTGAGTTACCCCACACTGCTCGGGACTTCCTGGGATTTGTGAGCTCTGTGGCATTTGCTGCACCCTTGTTCCTGCTACTGAG CATCCTCATGTTCTACCTCAAGGCACTGGCTGACTCCTATAATTCCATGGTCAAAGGTCTTAAAGGGCAGCTCCGCTTGGTGAGTGGTTCATAA
- the MBOAT7 gene encoding lysophospholipid acyltransferase 7 translates to MSPDEVIYLAVLLVSIPIGFFFKKGELRVKQFGGAAAGLVLTLATCHIHIFHSLITILGTWLIINISPRASHYLTLGWTFSYLFFFRTVTSFGFPEPTPFTNAIQLLLTLKMVSLANEVEELTQAKKQEVTSFAKSPVIGVIPKMPGLVEILCYSYCYVGLMTGPFYRYRTYHDWLNQPDSTVIPSWKPLLSRMKMIPIFGAFFLVVSHFFPLYYARNDDFYERGLLFRLFYMIPIFFVFRMRFYVAWLCAECACIAAAFGAYPTTAKSRSGGGPTVEYEPLSSKSAKEEVPGITYDYETIKNIDPHGTDFCVKVKDGMRYWNMSVQWWLAQYIYKSAPFRCYVLRSAWTMLISAYWHGIHPGYYLSFLTIPLCLAAEGAMESGLLKHLSPAGRLYGDWVQWFLKMRAYDYMCMGFVLLTFEDTIRYWRSIYYCIHLGALAFFLLGKVLGLRRERASQKDKDGAVEKPQRQE, encoded by the exons ATGTCACCCGATGAAGTCATCTACTTGGCAGTGCTTCTCGTTTCCATCCCCATTGGCTTCTTCTTCAAGAAAGGGG AGCTGAGAGTCAAGCAATTTGGGGGGGCAGCTGCTGGACTTGTGCTTACACTGGCCACTTGCCACATCCACATCTTCCACTCGCTCATCACCATCCTGGGGACATGGCTTATTATCAACATCTCGCCAAG GGCTTCCCACTATCTGACACTTGGATGGACCTTTTCCTACCTGTTCTTTTTCCGCACAGTTACCTCCTTTGGCTTCCCAGAACCAACGCCTTTTACCAATGCCATCCAACTCTTACTCACTCTCAAG ATGGTGAGCTTAGCCAATGAAGTAGAAGAACTAACTCAGGCGAAGAAGCAGGAAGTGACATCATTTGCCAAATCTCCTGTGATTGGTGTGATCCCTAAAATGCCTGGACTGGTGGAGATACTGTGCTACAGTTACTGCTATGTGGGGCTCATGACAG GCCCATTTTACCGCTACCGTACTTACCACGATTGGCTGAACCAGCCTGATTCCACAGTCATCCCTAGCTGGAAACCGCTGCTTTCCAGAATGAAAATGATCCCCATCTTTGGGGCCTTTTTTCTGGTGGTCTCTCACTTCTTCCCCCTCTATTACGCCCGAAATGATGACTTCTACGAGCGAGGACTTCTTTTCCGCCTCTTTTACATGATACCCATCTTCTTCGTCTTCCGCATGCGCTTCTATGTTGCCTGGCTATGTGCCGAATGCGCCTGCATCGCTGCTGCCTTTGGTGCTTATCCAACCACCGCCAAATCGCGATCGGGTGGTGGGCCCACTGTGGAATATGAGCCACTCAGCAG CAAATCAGCTAAAGAGGAAGTACCCGGCATCACTTATGATTATGAGACAATCAAAAACATTGATCCACACGGCACTGACTTCTGTGTCAAGGTGAAGGACGGCATGCGCTATTGGAACATGAGTGTCCAGTGGTGGTTGGCACAGTACATTTACAAAAGTGCACCTTTCCGCTGCTATGTCTTGAG GAGTGCCTGGACGATGCTCATCTCTGCATACTGGCATGGGATTCACCCTGGCTACTACCTCAGCTTCCTTACCATCCCACTATGCCTGGCAGCTGAGGGGGCAATGGAGAGCGGCCTCTTGAAACACCTCTCCCCTGCTGGTCGTCTCTATGGCGATTGGGTGCAGTGGTTCCTGAAGATGAGGGCCTACGACTATATGTGCATGGGTTTTGTGCTACTCACCTTTGAGGACACCATCCGCTACTGGAGGTCCATCTATTACTGCATCCACTTGGGGGCACTGGCCTTCTTCTTGCTGGGGAAGGTATTAGGCCTCCGGAGGGAGCGGGCCTCCCAGAAGGACAAAGATGGAGCTGTGGAGAAACCGCAGCGGCAGGAGTGA
- the TMC4 gene encoding transmembrane channel-like protein 4 isoform X1 — protein MDSGRESSIGSREVEAGSSWDRPGPPSLFLQLPSNQTLRFRGNKAAAWGAAWDGAVEATVDPQELVPEFAVGEEEEDSRPLKELPLHLEEKRKLRVLQEQAASRLSGWKLWRMGKQQTLRRLKSQVKSAVSYAEMWRSTLHHIEGHFGTGIQSYFNFLRFLVLMNFVASLLVVGFVVAPNVAFELQGFNQTSHQNKSSVNASCLHYNPTPQGLVSYFSYIMDLLSGKGFMELTYLFYGYYQNSAVDFVGFSYNVPVAYLLTAFFYLLFCLTWIVRRSVYCLKCSLVSEDTSLGSYSNKVFAGWDFGLMQHTAVQLKHKSIRYELRMDLEEEAVRRCQAEMTTAQRVTLYALRGLLNFLVLGLLGGSFYCIFLATTYSQWLQGRTDSPVKGKYFLELLVNYLPSIVITAANLIVPMIFGIIVQLEKYPLSFEIKITLLRNVFLRLASLVVLLMSLWTQITCNGDQQNPACQNCGYNNHLHPCWETSVGQEMYKLLIFDLLIMLLVMMFVDFPRKMLVTYFPSCPLLKLWGQQEFMVPSNVLDLVYGQTLCWTGALFCPLLPVLNTIKYIAVFYLKKLTLYANCRPAERTFRSSSSNFFFLLVLILGLTISCVPALYSMFVLPPSKACGPFRGEPTMWNTVSSAISELPHTARDFLGFVSSVAFAAPLFLLLSILMFYLKALADSYNSMVKGLKGQLRLEGQDKLFLVKQISEMSQ, from the exons ATGGACAGTGGTCGGGAAAGCAGCATTGGGAGCAGAGAAGTTGAGGCAG GGTCCAGCTGGGATCGCCCTGGTCCCCCATCTCTCTTCCTCCAGCTACCAAGCAACCAGACCCTACGTTTCCGTGGCAACAAGGCAGCAGCATGGGGAGCTGCTTGGGATGGGGCAGTGGAAGCCACAGTTGACCCTCAAGAACTTGTCCCAGAATTTGcggtgggggaggaagaggaagacagCAGACCGCTGAAAGAGCTGCCCCTCCACCTTGAGGAGAAACGGAAACTCAG AGTTCTGCAGGAGCAGGCAGCCAGCAGACTCAGCGGTTGGAAGCTTTGGCGTATGGGGAAGCAACAGACGCTACGTCGTCTCAAGTCTCAGGTGAAGTCAGCAGTCTCCTATGCTGAGATGTGGCGGAGCACACTTCACCACATTGAAG GCCACTTTggaacaggaatccagtcctactTTAACTTCCTGCGCTTCTTGGTCCTGATGAATTTTGTTGCCTCCCTGCTGGTGGTGGGATTTGTGGTCGCTCCGAATGTGGCATTTGAACTGCAGGGCTTCAATCAGACGAGTCACCAGAACAAAAGTTCAG TGAATGCATCTTGTCTCCATTACAACCCCACACCTCAAGGCTTGGTCAGCTACTTTTCCTACATCATGGATCTTCTGTCGGGCAAG GGTTTCATGGAGCTCACCTACCTGTTCTATGGCTACTACCAAAATTCAGCTGTCGATTTTGTTGGCTTCTCGTACAATGTCCCTGTCGCATATCTGCTTACAGCGTTCTTCTACCTTCTCTTCTGCCTGACATGGATTGTACGGAG ATCAGTCTATTGTCTCAAATGCAGCCTGGTTAGCGAAGATACTTCCCTTGGATCATACAGTAACAAAGTATTTGCCGGCTGGGATTTTGGCCTGATGCAACACACAGCAGTGCAGTTAAAGCACAAGAGTATTCGCTATGAACTGCGG ATGGATCTGGAAGAGGAGGCAGTTCGCAGATGCCAGGCGGAGATGACCACAGCACAGCGAGTCACTCTCTATGCCCTCCGAGGCCTACTCAACTTTCTGGTTTTGGGGCTGCTAGGGGGATCTTTTTACTGCATCTTCCTGGCGACGACATATTCCCAGTGGCTGCAGGGAAGG ACTGACTCCCCAGTCAAAGGCAAATACTTTCTGGAGCTGCTGGTGAATTATCTCCCATCGATTGTCATCACAGCTGCCAATCTCATTGTCCCAATGATCTTTGGGATTATTGTTCAACTAGAGAAATATCCGCTCAGCTTTGAAATCAAAATCACGCTTCTCAG GAATGTCTTCCTCCGTCTTGCGAGCCTGGTGGTTCTCCTCATGTCGCTTTGGACCCAGATCACCTGTAATGGGGACCAACAGAACCCTGCGTGTCAGAACTGTGGCTATAACAATCACCTTCACCCG TGCTGGGAGACCTCTGTGGGGCAGGAGATGTACAAACTGCTGATCTTCGACTTGCTTATCATGCTGCTTGTGATGATGTTTGTGGACTTTCCAAGAAA GATGCTGGTGACTTACTTCCCCTCCTGCCCCTTGTTAAAATTGTGGGGGCAACAGGAGTTCATGGTGCCCTCCAACGTTCTGGACCTGGTGTACGGGCAGACCCTATGCTGGACGGGTGCTCTTTTCTGCCCCCTGCTGCCTGTGCTCAACACCATCAAGTACATTGCAGTCTTCTACTTGAAAAAG CTAACCCTCTATGCCAATTGCCGTCCAGCTGAACGGACATTCCGTTCCTCCAGTTCCAACTTCTTTTTCCTGTTGGTTTTGATCTTGGGTTTGACTATTTCCTGTGTCCCTGCCCTCTACAGCATGTTTGT TTTGCCACCTTCAAAGGCCTGTGGCCCATTCCGGGGTGAGCCCACTATGTGGAACACTGTCAGCAGTGCTATCTCTGAGTTACCCCACACTGCTCGGGACTTCCTGGGATTTGTGAGCTCTGTGGCATTTGCTGCACCCTTGTTCCTGCTACTGAG CATCCTCATGTTCTACCTCAAGGCACTGGCTGACTCCTATAATTCCATGGTCAAAGGTCTTAAAGGGCAGCTCCGCTTG GAGGGTCAGGACAAACTTTTCCTGGTGAAACAGATCTCGGAGATGAGCCAGTGA